A portion of the Macaca mulatta isolate MMU2019108-1 chromosome 4, T2T-MMU8v2.0, whole genome shotgun sequence genome contains these proteins:
- the MAS1 gene encoding proto-oncogene Mas: MDGLNVTSSVVEEPTNISTGRNASVGNAHRQIPIVHWVIMSISPVGFVENGILLWFLCFRMRRNPFTVYITHLSIADISLLFCIFILSIDYALDYELSSGHYYTIVTLSVTFLFGYNTGLYLLTAISVERCLSVLYPIWYRCHRPKYQSALVCALLWALSCLVTTMEYVMCIDREEESHSRSDCRAVIIFIAVLSFLVFTPLMLVSSTILVVKIRKNTWASHSSKLYIVIMVTIIIFLIFAMPMRLLYLLYYEYWSTFGNLHHISLLFSTINSSANPFIYFFVGSSKKKRFKESLKVVLTRAFKDEMQPRRQEDNCNTVTVETVV, from the coding sequence ATGGATGGGTTAAATGTGACATCATCTGTTGTTGAGGAACCCACGAACATCTCAACTGGCAGGAACGCCTCGGTTGGGAATGCACATCGGCAAATCCCCATCGTGCACTGGGTCATTATGAGCATCTCCCCAGTGGGGTTTGTTGAGAATGGGATTCTCCTCTGGTTCCTGTGCTTCCGGATGAGAAGAAATCCCTTTACTGTCTACATCACCCACTTGTCTATTGCAGACATCTCactgcttttctgtattttcatcttGTCTATCGACTATGCTTTAGATTACGAGCTTTCTTCTGGCCATTACTACACAATTGTCACATTATCAGTGACTTTTCTGTTTGGCTACAACACGGGCCTCTATCTGCTGACGGCCATTAGTGTGGAGAGGTGCCTGTCAGTCCTTTACCCCATCTGGTACCGATGCCATCGCCCCAAGTACCAGTCGGCGTTGGTCTGTGCCCTTCTGTGGGCTCTTTCTTGCTTGGTGACCACCATGGAGTATGTCATGTGCATCGACAGAGAAGAAGAGAGTCACTCTCGAAGTGACTGCCGGGCAGTCATCATCTTTATAGCCGTCCTGAGCTTCCTGGTCTTCACACCTCTCATGCTGGTGTCCAGCACGATCTTGGTCGTGAAGATCCGGAAGAACACGTGGGCTTCCCATTCCTCCAAGCTGTACATCGTCATCATGGTCACCATCATTATATTCCTCATCTTCGCCATGCCCATGAGACTCCTTTACCTGCTGTACTATGAGTATTGGTCAACCTTTGGGAACCTACACCACATTTCCCTGCTCTTTTCCACAATCAACAGTAGCGCCAACCCTTTCATTTACTTCTTTGTGGGAAGCAGTAAGAAGAAACGATTCAAGGAGTCCTTAAAAGTTGTTCTGACCAGGGCTTTCAAAGATGAAATGCAACCTCGGCGCCAGGAAGACAATTGTAATACGGTCACAGTTGAGACTGTTGTCTAA